One window from the genome of Antechinus flavipes isolate AdamAnt ecotype Samford, QLD, Australia chromosome X, AdamAnt_v2, whole genome shotgun sequence encodes:
- the ASB12 gene encoding ankyrin repeat and SOCS box protein 12, whose translation MRGVVFQPAEMSLMDITKIFSLLQQPDEEDNATEKQELSQIVCNNDARTLDQLLHHQRYKRFINSRSGWGVPGTPLRLAASQGHLSCLKVLLAHGAEVDSLDVKAQTPLFTAVIHGHLDCVRVLLEAGASPGGSIYNNSSPVLTAAKDGASEILRELLVHGAEVNVKARVPDWASNIASCSGPLYLSAVYGHLECFRLLLLYGADPDYNCTDRQLLSRIPKPRTLLEFCLQHNCPLEYIQLLVDFGANVYLPSLPLEKTDPDGEGVALLMRERTQPKSLMSQARLAVRKALQCSFQVNLIDQLDIPPVLINYLKHQS comes from the exons ATGAGAGGGGTGGTTTTTCAACCTGCAGAGATGAGCCTCATGGACATCACTAAGATATTCTCCCTGCTGCAACAACCTGACGAGGAAGACAATGCTACCGAGAAGCAAGAGCTGAGTCAAATCGTTTGTAACAACGACGCCAGGACCTTAGACCAGCTCCTTCACCATCAGCGCTACAAGCGCTTCATCAATAGCCGCAGTGGCTGGGGTGTGCCGGGTACCCCACTACGCCTGGCTGCCTCTCAAGGCCACCTTAGCTGCCTGAAAGTTCTCCTGGCTCATGGGGCAGAAGTGGATAGTCTGGATGTTAAGGCCCAGACACCCCTGTTCACTGCAGTCATTCACGGGCATTTGGATTGCGTTCGGGTCCTGCTGGAAGCCGGTGCCAGTCCTGGGGGGAGCATCTATAACAACAGTTCCCCAGTCCTCACAGCTGCTAAAGATGGTGCCAGTGAGATTCTAAGGGAGCTCCTGGTTCATGGAGCAGAAGTCAATGTCAAGGCTAGGGTACCAGATTGGGCTTCTAACATTGCCTCCTGCTCCGGGCCTCTTTACCTTTCAGCTGTCTATGGTCACCTGGAGTGCTTCCGTCTTCTTCTGTTGTATGGAGCTGACCCAGACTACAACTGCACAGATAGACAGCTACTTTCACGGATACCCAAGCCACGCACACTGCTAGAATTCTGCCTACAGCATAACTGCCCCCTTGAGTACATCCAGCTGCTTGTGGACTTTGGGGCCAATGTCTATCTCCCATCTCTCCCACTGGAGAAGACAGACCCCGATGGGGAAGGTGTGGCTCTACTGATGAGAGAAAGAA CTCAACCCAAATCCCTGATGTCACAGGCTCGTCTTGCAGTCCGAAAAGCTCTTCAGTGCTCTTTTCAGGTCAATCTCATCGACCAGCTAGATATCCCACCTGTGTTGATTAATTATCTCAAGCACCAGTCTTAA